In Ciconia boyciana chromosome 3, ASM3463844v1, whole genome shotgun sequence, a genomic segment contains:
- the MARCKS gene encoding myristoylated alanine-rich C-kinase substrate: MGAQFSKTAAKGEASAEKPGEAVAASPSKANGQENGHVKVNGDASPAAAEAGKEEVQANGSAPAEETGKEEAASSEPASEKEAAEAESTEPASPAEGESSPKTEEGATPSSSSETPKKKKKRFSFKKSFKLSGFSFKKNKKEAGEGAESEGGAAAAAEGGKEEAAAPEAAGSEEGKAAAEEACAAAAGSAEAAKEEAGDSQEAKSDEAAPEKAAGEEAAAAAAEEQQPPPQQQPAAEGKGKAAEEAAGAGAATSEAGSGDQEAAPAEEPAPARQEPPSESSAEGPAAESAE, encoded by the exons ATGGGTGCCCAGTTCTCCAAGACCGCTGCAAAGGGCGAAGCCTCCGCCGAGAAACCTGGGGAAGCAGTGGCTGCATCTCCATCCAAGGCGAATGGAcag GAGAACGGCCACGTGAAGGTGAACGGCGACGCCTCCCccgcggcggcggaggcgggcAAGGAGGAGGTGCAGGCCAACGGCAGCGCGCCCGCCGAGGAGACGGGCAAGGAGGAGGCGGCCTCGTCGGAGCCCGCCTCCGAGAAGGAGGCGGCCGAGGCGGAGAGCACCGAGCCGGCCTCCCCGGCGGAGGGCGAGTCCTCCCCCAAGACTGAGGAGGGCGCGACCCCCTCGTCCAGCAGCGAGAccccgaaaaaaaaaaagaagcgcTTTTCCTTCAAGAAGTCCTTTAAGCTCAGCGGCTTCTCCTTcaagaagaacaagaaggaGGCCGGCGAGGGGGCCGAGAGCGagggcggcgccgccgccgcggcggagGGCGGgaaggaggaggcggcggccccCGAGGCGGCGGGCAGCGAGGAGGGCAAGGCCGCCGCCGAGGAGGCctgcgcggccgccgccggcagcgccgaGGCGGCGAAGGAGGAGGCGGGGGACTCGCAGGAGGCCAAATCGGACGAGGCCGCCCCCGAGAAGGCGGCGGGAGAAgaggccgcggcggcggcggcggaggagcagcagccgccgccgcagcagcagccggcggcggaggggaaggggaaggcggcggaggaggcggcgggcgccggCGCCGCCACGAGCGAGGCGGGCAGCGGCGATCAGGAGGCGGCCCCCGCGGAGGAGCCGGCGCCGGCGCGGCAGGAGCCGCCCTCCGAGAGCAGTGCGGAGGGACCCGCCGCCGAGTCGGCGGAGtaa